From a single Endozoicomonas euniceicola genomic region:
- a CDS encoding SDR family oxidoreductase, with protein sequence MNLNITNKVFMVAGASSGLGLGIARQLASEGAKVSIASRSPDKITQAASTISSETSSEIRGYVFDARNQESIRHWVHSTLDDFGHIDGVVINAGGPPPGSFDELDDKAWQNAFELTLMSAVRLIRETLPALKVNGGSILTLTSSTIKEPVDFLTLSNVMRSGVASLAKSLADQLAEDNIRINNLIPGSIQTDRVDALNQYVASRSGTSRDQIRAKTEANIPLGRYGKTEEFAKAATFLLSDAASYITGSSLTVDGGRMKSL encoded by the coding sequence ATGAATCTAAATATAACAAACAAAGTCTTCATGGTGGCCGGGGCCAGCTCTGGCCTGGGTCTGGGTATTGCCCGGCAACTGGCGTCTGAAGGGGCAAAAGTCTCAATCGCCAGCCGTTCACCCGACAAAATCACACAGGCGGCCTCAACCATCAGCAGTGAAACCAGCTCGGAAATTCGTGGTTATGTCTTCGATGCCCGTAATCAGGAGAGTATCCGCCACTGGGTTCACTCAACCCTGGATGATTTTGGTCATATCGATGGTGTTGTGATCAATGCTGGCGGACCACCTCCGGGATCGTTTGATGAACTGGACGACAAAGCCTGGCAAAACGCCTTTGAACTCACCCTGATGAGTGCTGTACGCCTGATTCGTGAAACTTTACCCGCCCTCAAGGTCAACGGTGGCAGCATCCTGACCCTGACGTCTTCTACCATCAAAGAGCCGGTTGACTTTCTGACCCTGAGTAATGTTATGCGTTCCGGTGTGGCCAGTCTGGCAAAAAGTCTGGCAGACCAGCTGGCTGAAGATAATATCCGTATTAACAATCTGATTCCCGGCAGCATTCAGACCGACCGTGTTGATGCGTTAAACCAGTATGTTGCCAGTCGCAGTGGTACGTCCCGGGATCAGATTCGTGCCAAAACTGAAGCCAATATCCCGCTGGGGCGTTACGGTAAAACAGAGGAGTTTGCCAAAGCCGCCACTTTCCTGCTGTCTGATGCCGCCAGCTACATCACCGGTAGTAGCCTGACTGTGGACGGCGGTCGTATGAAGAGTTTATAA
- the djlA gene encoding co-chaperone DjlA: MTAIVIGAFLGVIWGGPFGALLGAFIGGWIDRNFIKPNQSRRYGGHRGYNRQRVQSAFFRASFLVMGRIAKADGRVSEDEIQMASAIMREMRLSEEQRQAAIELFNQGKNPVTDISEALAEFRRVAGSSTLIPMFLEIQLQAAYADGGLTQSERAVFRHICDQLGVSQLNFELLHKRFQAQQAYYHHAGQQQAGGGTDWRRPARDELKQAYEILGVEPSATDAEVKRAYRKLMSQHHPDKLVAKGLPEEMMEVAKQKTQEIQGAYDHIRNSRK; encoded by the coding sequence ATGACAGCAATAGTAATTGGTGCTTTTCTTGGGGTGATCTGGGGCGGGCCTTTCGGCGCTCTGCTGGGTGCGTTTATAGGTGGTTGGATTGACCGGAATTTTATAAAACCGAATCAGTCTCGCCGGTATGGCGGTCACAGAGGCTATAACCGACAACGTGTGCAGTCAGCCTTTTTTCGCGCCTCTTTTCTGGTAATGGGACGTATCGCTAAGGCAGACGGTCGTGTCAGTGAAGATGAAATCCAGATGGCGTCTGCCATTATGCGGGAAATGCGCCTCTCTGAAGAACAGCGTCAGGCGGCGATTGAACTGTTTAATCAGGGGAAGAACCCGGTAACGGATATTTCTGAGGCACTGGCAGAATTTCGCCGGGTGGCTGGCTCCAGCACCCTGATACCCATGTTTCTGGAAATTCAGTTGCAGGCGGCTTATGCCGACGGTGGGCTGACACAGTCAGAGCGTGCCGTATTTCGCCATATCTGCGACCAGCTGGGCGTCAGCCAGCTCAACTTTGAGCTGTTGCACAAACGTTTTCAGGCGCAACAGGCTTATTATCATCATGCCGGTCAGCAGCAGGCGGGGGGCGGAACAGACTGGAGGCGCCCGGCTCGGGATGAATTGAAGCAGGCCTATGAAATTCTGGGGGTTGAACCCTCTGCCACCGACGCTGAAGTAAAGCGGGCTTACCGTAAGCTGATGAGTCAGCACCATCCGGACAAGCTGGTAGCAAAAGGCCTGCCGGAAGAGATGATGGAAGTCGCCAAGCAGAAAACCCAGGAAATACAGGGTGCTTACGACCATATCCGCAACAGCCGGAAATAA
- the murU gene encoding N-acetylmuramate alpha-1-phosphate uridylyltransferase MurU codes for MKVMILAAGLGKRLRPLTLNKPKPLVEVAGKSLIIHHIEQLAAAGFNDIVINHSWHGEQIVNALGNGSRWGVNIAYSEEPEPLETAGGIIQALPLLKDGQSEDNQPFLVVNGDVFTDYPFDLVPDSIDGQAHLIMVNNPDFRKTGDFALQQGRVQEQGEQWLTYSGISVLTPELFADTPTGVQALAPVLKQAIADGEVTGEHFQGLWTDVGTVERLNDLEQYLAGGSSGSIC; via the coding sequence ATGAAAGTGATGATCCTTGCAGCGGGTCTTGGAAAGCGTCTGCGCCCCCTGACCCTGAACAAGCCCAAACCCCTGGTTGAAGTCGCGGGTAAATCCCTGATAATCCATCATATTGAGCAGCTGGCAGCAGCCGGTTTCAACGATATTGTGATTAACCACTCCTGGCATGGTGAGCAGATTGTCAATGCGCTGGGCAACGGTTCCCGCTGGGGCGTCAACATTGCTTATTCAGAAGAACCTGAGCCCCTGGAAACGGCGGGTGGTATTATTCAGGCTTTGCCATTGCTTAAGGATGGTCAGTCTGAAGATAATCAACCGTTTCTGGTGGTCAATGGTGATGTCTTTACTGACTATCCTTTTGATCTTGTGCCTGACAGCATAGACGGGCAGGCGCACCTGATTATGGTGAATAATCCGGACTTCAGGAAAACCGGCGATTTTGCTTTGCAACAGGGCAGGGTTCAGGAACAGGGCGAACAGTGGCTGACCTACAGCGGCATCAGTGTCTTAACGCCGGAACTGTTCGCTGACACTCCTACCGGCGTTCAGGCGCTGGCGCCGGTTCTGAAGCAGGCTATAGCCGATGGTGAAGTGACCGGAGAGCATTTCCAGGGGCTCTGGACGGATGTTGGTACAGTTGAACGACTCAACGATTTGGAACAGTATTTGGCAGGTGGCTCTTCGGGCAGTATCTGTTAA
- a CDS encoding MATE family efflux transporter — MQSNRFSFHRFLNESRALLRLSFPIIITQLAISAMGFVDTSMAGQASARDLAAIAVGTSLWLPASLLLRGTLMMLTPVTAHHRGAKNQTGLSVDFGQTLWIALLSALVLMAYLDQSENILTFMNVDPEVVPVGVGYLWALAVGVPGIALFYTFNGFLEGMGDTRAPMVMSLLGLLVNIPVNYVLIYGKLGLPELGAVGCGWATGIVYWLMSLMMTLYITTRHRYKVYVVPQLMVPRSKRMFELFKLGLPIGINVFVCGSIFAVIALLIGKLGANHIASAQIALNFSSMTYMIPMSLSFGITIRVGHALGQNNTTEARLRSISGVLLAGMIAMVSSSALLLFPDQIIGLYTNEPEIVEMAAALLVFTAIYQFSDAIQAAANGALRGYKDTRTPMLLACIAYWGIALPLGYTAAMTDLLIPAMGVRGFWVGIVSGLTLSAGFMVIRLIRKMRSA; from the coding sequence ATGCAATCCAACCGTTTTTCATTCCATCGTTTTCTCAATGAATCCAGAGCACTCCTGCGTCTGTCTTTCCCCATCATTATTACTCAGCTGGCGATCAGCGCCATGGGGTTTGTCGATACCAGTATGGCGGGGCAGGCCAGCGCCCGCGACCTGGCAGCCATAGCGGTAGGAACCAGCCTCTGGCTGCCTGCCAGCCTCCTGTTAAGGGGCACCCTGATGATGCTGACGCCGGTAACCGCTCACCACCGTGGGGCCAAAAACCAGACCGGCTTATCGGTAGATTTTGGCCAGACCCTCTGGATTGCCCTGCTCTCTGCACTGGTTCTGATGGCCTACCTGGACCAGAGCGAAAACATTCTGACTTTTATGAACGTTGACCCGGAAGTGGTCCCCGTCGGTGTTGGCTACCTGTGGGCTCTTGCTGTAGGTGTACCGGGTATTGCCCTGTTCTACACCTTCAACGGTTTTCTGGAAGGCATGGGGGATACCCGTGCGCCAATGGTGATGTCACTGCTGGGTTTGCTGGTGAACATTCCGGTTAACTATGTGTTGATATACGGCAAACTGGGTTTACCTGAACTGGGTGCCGTCGGTTGCGGCTGGGCGACAGGTATCGTTTACTGGCTGATGTCACTGATGATGACTCTGTATATTACTACACGACACCGTTATAAGGTTTATGTGGTTCCACAGCTGATGGTACCTCGCTCGAAGCGAATGTTTGAGCTGTTCAAACTGGGGTTGCCCATTGGTATTAATGTTTTTGTCTGCGGCAGTATTTTTGCGGTGATCGCACTGCTGATCGGTAAGCTGGGGGCTAACCATATCGCTTCCGCCCAGATTGCCCTGAACTTCTCCAGCATGACCTATATGATTCCTATGAGCCTGTCATTTGGTATTACTATCAGAGTTGGTCATGCACTGGGACAGAACAATACGACTGAAGCCCGATTACGTTCTATCAGTGGCGTTTTGCTGGCAGGCATGATTGCTATGGTATCTTCCAGCGCCCTGCTGCTTTTTCCAGACCAGATCATCGGCCTTTACACCAATGAACCGGAAATCGTTGAAATGGCGGCAGCCCTTCTGGTGTTTACCGCCATTTATCAGTTCAGCGACGCTATACAGGCCGCGGCCAATGGTGCACTAAGAGGCTATAAGGATACCCGTACGCCTATGCTTCTGGCCTGTATCGCTTACTGGGGCATCGCCCTGCCATTGGGATACACAGCTGCCATGACTGACCTGCTTATACCCGCTATGGGCGTCCGGGGCTTCTGGGTTGGCATTGTTTCAGGGCTGACGCTATCCGCTGGCTTTATGGTGATTCGTCTGATCCGGAAAATGCGCAGTGCTTAA